In Arthrobacter sp. B3I9, the following are encoded in one genomic region:
- the hemB gene encoding porphobilinogen synthase, giving the protein MSFPTHRPRRLRTTPAMRRLTAEYRLSAGELILPAFIREGLTEPKPIASMPGVQQHTTDSLKRAAAEAVRLGVGGIMLFGVPAQRDARGTASLDPDGVLNKAIRDVRAEVGDELVVMSDVCLDEFTDHGHCGVLDANGYVDNDATLEIYGQMAVAQAEAGAHVLGPSGMMDGQVAVIRQALEEAGHANTAVVAYAAKYASAFYGPFREAVDSQLTGDRRTYQMDAANRREAILEVELDLAEGADMVMVKPAMSYLDILADVAAMSPVPVAAYQISGEYSMIEAAAANGWIDRRSAITESVLGIRRAGANMVLTYWACELAGWLKES; this is encoded by the coding sequence ATGAGCTTTCCGACCCACCGTCCCCGCCGCCTCCGGACCACGCCGGCCATGCGCCGGCTCACCGCCGAGTACCGCCTCTCGGCCGGTGAACTGATCCTGCCGGCCTTCATCCGCGAAGGCCTCACGGAGCCGAAACCCATTGCCTCGATGCCCGGCGTGCAGCAGCACACCACGGATTCGCTCAAGCGCGCCGCCGCCGAGGCGGTGCGGCTCGGCGTCGGCGGCATCATGCTGTTCGGTGTCCCCGCGCAGCGTGACGCCCGCGGTACCGCCTCGCTGGACCCCGACGGGGTGCTGAACAAGGCCATCCGGGACGTCCGGGCGGAGGTCGGCGACGAGCTCGTGGTCATGAGCGATGTCTGCCTGGATGAATTCACGGACCACGGCCACTGCGGTGTCCTCGATGCCAACGGCTACGTGGACAACGACGCCACGCTGGAGATCTACGGGCAGATGGCGGTGGCACAGGCGGAGGCCGGCGCCCACGTCCTCGGCCCTTCCGGCATGATGGACGGCCAGGTCGCCGTGATCCGGCAGGCCCTGGAGGAAGCCGGCCACGCCAACACCGCCGTCGTCGCCTATGCCGCCAAGTACGCCTCCGCGTTCTACGGCCCGTTCCGGGAAGCCGTCGACTCGCAGCTGACGGGCGATCGCCGGACCTACCAGATGGACGCCGCCAACCGCCGCGAAGCCATCCTCGAAGTGGAACTGGACCTGGCCGAAGGGGCGGACATGGTCATGGTGAAACCCGCCATGAGCTACCTCGACATCCTGGCCGACGTCGCTGCCATGAGTCCCGTGCCGGTCGCGGCCTACCAGATCTCGGGCGAGTATTCGATGATCGAAGCCGCGGCGGCCAACGGCTGGATCGACCGCCGCTCGGCGATCACCGAGTCCGTCCTTGGCATCCGGCGGGCCGGCGCCAACATGGTGCTGACGTACTGGGCCTGCGAACTCGCCGGCTGGCTGAAGGAGTCCTGA
- a CDS encoding LLM class flavin-dependent oxidoreductase has product MRAAAVPDPESMAHPTAPVGPGRILLGLNSFGDVGVFPDGHPVPHAQVLRQLLEQAELADEVGLHAFAVGEHHRRDFAVSAPEVFLAAAAARTKNIRLGSAVTVLSSDDPIRVFQRFSTVDAIANGRAEVMLGRGSFIESFPLFGLDLADYDVLFEEKLALFDQVRAQKPVHWEGRTRPAISGLSVYPPLEHHLLPAWIGVGGTPESVLRCAEYGYPIIFAIIGGQPRAFAPLADLYREAMAKYGHPMQQVATHSPGHIAATDEEAREEFFPHWLAQRNRIGSERGWGPGNRGEFDAMCTPEGALYVGSPETVAAKIVLLKKNLGVDRFDLKYSNGTLPHAAMMRSIELFGAEVAPRVADQLAGATAGTEQQPHASLKE; this is encoded by the coding sequence ATGCGTGCTGCCGCCGTGCCGGATCCGGAATCCATGGCGCACCCCACAGCCCCGGTAGGGCCCGGACGCATCCTGCTGGGCCTCAACAGCTTCGGTGACGTCGGTGTTTTCCCGGACGGGCACCCCGTCCCGCACGCCCAGGTGCTGCGCCAGCTCCTGGAACAGGCCGAACTCGCCGATGAGGTCGGGCTGCACGCCTTCGCCGTGGGGGAGCACCACCGCCGGGACTTCGCCGTCTCCGCACCCGAGGTGTTCCTGGCGGCCGCGGCGGCACGGACCAAGAACATCCGGCTCGGGTCGGCCGTGACGGTCCTCAGCTCCGATGACCCCATCCGCGTTTTCCAGCGCTTCTCCACCGTGGACGCGATCGCCAACGGCCGCGCCGAGGTGATGCTGGGCCGGGGTTCCTTCATCGAGTCCTTTCCGCTGTTCGGCCTCGACCTGGCGGACTACGACGTCCTGTTCGAGGAAAAGCTTGCGCTCTTCGACCAGGTCCGGGCGCAGAAACCCGTGCACTGGGAGGGCCGGACCCGGCCCGCCATCAGCGGGCTGAGCGTCTACCCGCCACTGGAACACCACCTGCTGCCGGCCTGGATCGGCGTCGGCGGGACCCCGGAGTCGGTGCTGCGCTGCGCGGAGTACGGCTACCCGATCATCTTCGCCATCATCGGCGGCCAGCCCCGGGCCTTCGCGCCGCTGGCGGACCTCTACCGCGAAGCGATGGCGAAGTACGGCCACCCGATGCAGCAGGTGGCCACCCACTCACCCGGCCACATTGCCGCCACCGACGAGGAAGCCCGGGAGGAGTTCTTCCCGCACTGGCTCGCGCAGCGGAACCGGATCGGATCCGAGCGCGGCTGGGGCCCGGGCAACCGGGGCGAGTTCGACGCGATGTGCACACCGGAGGGCGCCCTGTACGTCGGCTCGCCCGAGACGGTCGCGGCGAAGATCGTGCTGCTCAAGAAGAATCTCGGGGTGGACCGGTTCGACCTGAAATACAGCAACGGCACGCTCCCGCATGCCGCCATGATGCGCTCCATCGAACTTTTCGGCGCCGAAGTGGCGCCGCGCGTCGCGGACCAGCTGGCGGGAGCCACCGCAGGCACGGAACAGCAGCCACACGCAAGCCTGAAAGAATAG
- the hemL gene encoding glutamate-1-semialdehyde 2,1-aminomutase has protein sequence MTSSSPRNEELFDRARRLMPGGVNSPVRAFGSVGGTPRFMVSAKGPYLTDADGAEYVDLVCSWGPALLGHAHPAVLAAVHAAVDRGLSFGASTPDEANLAAIVRERVPAAERVRMVSTGTEATMTAVRLARGFTGRDLIIKFAGCYHGHLDGLLASAGSGVATLALPGSAGVTAATAAETLVLPYNDLDAVEAAFAAHGPNIAAVITEAAPANMGVVTPGDGFNAGLSRITREHGALLILDEVLTGFRTGYSGYWGLTGGAAGADQPWTPDLLTFGKVIGGGMPTAALGGRADVMDYLAPVGPVYQAGTLSGNPVAMAAGVATLTNATPEVYSFVDARSLELSTALSSALDQAGVDHSIQRAGSLFSVAFGTAARGVHNYADALGQEAFRYAPFFHSMLDSGVYLPPSVFEAWFLSAAHDDAAMNRIFDALPAAAKAAAAATP, from the coding sequence ATGACTTCCAGCAGCCCTCGCAACGAGGAACTCTTTGACCGCGCCCGCCGGCTGATGCCCGGAGGCGTCAACTCGCCCGTCCGCGCCTTCGGCTCCGTGGGCGGGACCCCGCGGTTCATGGTCTCCGCCAAGGGACCCTACCTGACCGACGCGGACGGCGCCGAGTACGTCGACCTGGTCTGCTCCTGGGGACCGGCGCTGCTGGGGCACGCGCACCCGGCGGTCCTCGCCGCCGTGCACGCCGCCGTCGACCGCGGCCTGTCCTTCGGCGCCTCGACGCCGGACGAGGCCAACCTCGCGGCGATCGTCCGGGAGCGCGTCCCGGCCGCGGAACGGGTCCGCATGGTCTCCACCGGCACCGAGGCGACCATGACCGCCGTCCGGCTGGCCCGCGGCTTCACGGGCCGGGACCTCATCATTAAGTTTGCCGGCTGCTATCACGGCCACCTCGACGGCCTCCTCGCCTCGGCGGGTTCCGGCGTCGCCACGCTGGCGCTTCCCGGCTCGGCCGGCGTCACCGCCGCAACCGCTGCCGAGACGCTCGTGCTGCCGTACAACGACCTCGACGCCGTCGAAGCAGCCTTTGCCGCGCACGGTCCGAATATTGCCGCCGTGATCACCGAGGCAGCGCCCGCCAACATGGGCGTCGTGACCCCCGGAGACGGCTTCAACGCCGGCCTCTCGAGGATCACCCGCGAACACGGGGCGCTGCTGATCCTCGATGAGGTCCTGACCGGTTTCCGCACCGGCTACTCCGGCTACTGGGGCCTCACCGGGGGAGCGGCAGGGGCCGACCAGCCCTGGACGCCGGACCTGCTGACCTTCGGCAAGGTCATCGGCGGAGGCATGCCCACGGCGGCCCTCGGCGGACGCGCCGACGTGATGGACTACCTCGCCCCGGTGGGCCCGGTCTACCAGGCCGGTACCCTCTCCGGGAACCCGGTGGCCATGGCCGCCGGCGTCGCCACGCTGACGAACGCCACCCCGGAGGTCTACTCCTTCGTTGACGCCCGGTCCCTGGAACTTTCCACGGCCCTGTCCTCCGCCCTCGACCAGGCCGGCGTGGACCACTCCATCCAGCGTGCCGGCAGCCTGTTCTCGGTGGCCTTCGGCACGGCTGCCCGCGGCGTCCACAACTACGCCGATGCCTTGGGCCAGGAAGCCTTCCGGTACGCGCCGTTCTTCCATTCCATGCTGGACTCCGGCGTCTACCTTCCGCCGTCGGTCTTCGAGGCCTGGTTCCTCTCCGCGGCACACGACGACGCCGCGATGAACCGGATCTTCGACGCCCTGCCCGCGGCGGCCAAGGCGGCGGCCGCCGCAACACCGTAG
- a CDS encoding amino acid ABC transporter ATP-binding protein, protein MSEFVSGTLTARNIHLSFGSNHVLRGIDLHVEKGTTASVIGPSGSGKSTLLRVMNRLIEPDQGDILLDGRSVLKDNPDELRRRIGMVFQQFNLFPHKTVAENISLALRKLRGMSKEQARDEALAQLDLVGLKHRADARPANLSGGQQQRVAIARALAMKPEVMFFDEATSALDPELVKGVLALMADLASTGMTMVVVTHEMGFSRNVSDTVTFMDGGVVVESGPPEQMFTDPRTERLQGFLSDVL, encoded by the coding sequence ATGAGTGAATTTGTGTCAGGAACGCTGACCGCACGAAACATCCATTTGTCCTTCGGGTCCAACCACGTCCTGCGCGGAATCGATCTGCACGTCGAGAAGGGCACCACGGCGTCCGTGATCGGCCCCTCCGGCTCGGGCAAGTCCACGCTCCTGCGGGTCATGAACCGGCTGATCGAGCCCGACCAGGGCGACATCCTGCTGGACGGCAGGTCCGTACTCAAGGACAACCCCGACGAGCTGCGCAGGCGGATCGGCATGGTCTTCCAGCAGTTCAACCTGTTCCCGCACAAGACGGTGGCAGAAAACATCTCCCTGGCGCTGCGCAAGCTGCGCGGCATGTCAAAGGAGCAGGCCCGGGACGAGGCACTCGCCCAGCTGGACCTTGTCGGCCTCAAGCACAGGGCCGACGCGCGCCCGGCGAACCTCTCCGGCGGCCAGCAGCAGCGGGTCGCGATCGCACGCGCCCTGGCCATGAAGCCGGAGGTGATGTTCTTCGATGAGGCAACGTCGGCCCTTGACCCGGAGCTCGTCAAGGGCGTCCTGGCCCTGATGGCGGACCTGGCCAGCACCGGCATGACCATGGTGGTGGTGACCCACGAGATGGGCTTCTCCCGCAATGTCTCGGACACCGTGACGTTCATGGACGGCGGCGTCGTCGTCGAGTCCGGTCCGCCGGAACAGATGTTCACGGACCCGCGGACCGAACGGCTGCAGGGGTTCCTCTCGGACGTTCTCTAG
- a CDS encoding amino acid ABC transporter permease, producing the protein MEILKQLGDTFLNWKAMGEVIPMMFAVGLPNTLVLAVTSGIIGTLLGMVLALMGISRNPAVRWIARVYTDVLRGLPPVLTILVIGLGFGPVIRQLTGSTSPYPMAIAALSLMAGAYIGEIFRSGIQSVDKGQLEASRALGFGYGPSMRLVVVPQGIRRVLPALVNQFIALIKESSLVFLLGLLATEREIFQIGKDAASTSGNLSPYVAAAIFYLALTVPLTHFVNWIDGRLRAGRPEKKEPDEAAAKVGKGAQV; encoded by the coding sequence CTGGAAATCCTCAAGCAACTCGGCGATACCTTCCTGAACTGGAAGGCGATGGGCGAAGTCATCCCGATGATGTTCGCCGTCGGCCTGCCGAACACGCTCGTCTTGGCCGTCACCTCAGGCATCATCGGAACGCTGCTCGGCATGGTGCTTGCCCTCATGGGGATCTCCAGGAATCCGGCCGTGCGGTGGATCGCGCGCGTCTACACCGACGTCCTCCGTGGACTGCCGCCGGTCTTGACCATCCTGGTGATCGGACTGGGCTTCGGCCCGGTCATCCGGCAGCTGACCGGCTCCACCAGCCCGTACCCGATGGCCATCGCAGCCTTGTCCCTGATGGCCGGCGCGTACATCGGGGAGATCTTCCGCTCCGGTATCCAGAGCGTCGATAAAGGCCAGCTCGAGGCCTCGCGCGCGCTGGGGTTCGGCTACGGCCCGTCCATGCGCCTGGTGGTGGTTCCGCAGGGTATCCGGCGGGTCCTGCCGGCGCTGGTCAACCAGTTCATCGCGCTCATCAAGGAGTCGTCGCTGGTCTTCCTGCTGGGACTCCTCGCTACGGAGCGCGAGATCTTCCAGATCGGCAAGGACGCGGCGTCCACGAGCGGCAACCTGTCACCGTATGTCGCGGCGGCAATCTTCTACCTGGCCCTGACCGTCCCGCTGACGCACTTCGTGAACTGGATTGACGGCCGCCTGCGCGCGGGCCGGCCGGAAAAGAAGGAACCTGACGAAGCGGCCGCCAAGGTCGGAAAGGGAGCCCAGGTATGA
- a CDS encoding ABC transporter substrate-binding protein, which translates to MKSKALKWLTTVPVAIAMAASLAACGGGSAQPSASATDALQGSDQTSLDKYTTADVTPLDKIDKTKLGLATEGTLRVGTLSDAPPNIFIDPSGKFTGYDNELLRAIGDKLGLKVEFASTDFSALLSQVKNKQFDVGSSSISTTDKRRETVGFTNGYDFGYMAVVTKSTAAVKGFADLKSGVRIGVVQGTVQDDYVTNTLKLEPVRFPDYNTVYANVKNGQVDAWVAPSQQATGQVKEGDNTKIAEKIVNTQNFTAYAVNKDNQALMDALNSGLDAVIADGTWTKLTAQWYTDRPTAAEQTPQGWKPGSKAVQIPAK; encoded by the coding sequence ATGAAAAGCAAAGCCTTGAAGTGGCTGACAACCGTACCCGTGGCGATCGCCATGGCGGCATCCCTCGCAGCATGCGGCGGCGGCTCGGCACAACCCTCCGCGTCAGCCACCGACGCCCTTCAGGGCAGCGACCAGACCTCGTTGGACAAGTACACGACGGCCGACGTTACGCCGCTGGACAAAATCGACAAGACCAAGCTCGGCCTGGCAACCGAAGGCACGCTGCGTGTCGGAACGCTCTCGGACGCACCGCCGAACATCTTCATCGACCCCTCCGGCAAGTTCACCGGTTACGACAACGAACTCCTGCGTGCGATCGGCGACAAGCTCGGCCTCAAGGTCGAGTTCGCCTCCACTGACTTCTCCGCGCTCCTCTCGCAGGTCAAGAACAAGCAGTTCGACGTCGGATCCTCCTCGATCTCCACCACGGACAAGCGTCGCGAGACCGTCGGCTTCACCAACGGGTACGATTTCGGCTACATGGCCGTAGTGACCAAGAGCACCGCCGCAGTCAAGGGCTTTGCCGACCTGAAGTCCGGCGTGCGCATCGGCGTGGTCCAGGGCACCGTCCAGGATGACTATGTCACCAACACCCTGAAGCTGGAGCCGGTCCGGTTCCCGGACTACAACACGGTTTACGCCAACGTGAAAAACGGCCAGGTGGACGCCTGGGTGGCCCCGTCGCAGCAGGCCACGGGCCAGGTCAAGGAAGGCGACAACACCAAGATCGCCGAAAAGATCGTGAACACCCAGAACTTCACCGCCTACGCCGTGAACAAGGACAACCAGGCACTGATGGACGCCCTCAACTCCGGCCTTGACGCCGTCATCGCCGACGGCACGTGGACCAAGCTCACGGCCCAGTGGTACACCGACCGCCCGACGGCGGCGGAGCAGACCCCGCAGGGCTGGAAGCCGGGCAGCAAGGCCGTCCAGATCCCCGCGAAGTAG